A single region of the Elizabethkingia sp. JS20170427COW genome encodes:
- a CDS encoding outer membrane beta-barrel protein, translated as MKKLILGAFIVATTFAQAQVKFGVRANALFNTSSSSWSDISSTAKGAFTSPKDVSGFNVGLSAKVKLPVISLFVMPEVYYTNFKSKSTFVPEGSSSAIELEAKSNRLDIPVMVGYDIIGPLSAFVGPVFSTNLSKGKTFDGFKEEGAKDFSVGYQFGANVNISKLVINARYEGSFSKDQRKFINNFTEVNYDNRPSFFIVGLGYNF; from the coding sequence ATGAAAAAGCTAATTTTAGGAGCGTTTATCGTGGCAACTACTTTTGCACAAGCTCAAGTGAAATTTGGAGTAAGAGCAAACGCTTTATTTAATACATCTTCTTCTAGTTGGAGTGATATCAGCTCAACAGCGAAAGGAGCCTTTACAAGCCCTAAAGATGTATCAGGATTTAACGTAGGGCTTTCTGCTAAAGTAAAATTACCTGTAATCTCACTTTTTGTAATGCCGGAGGTGTATTACACTAATTTTAAAAGCAAATCAACATTTGTCCCAGAGGGGAGTTCTTCAGCAATAGAATTAGAAGCTAAAAGCAATAGATTGGATATTCCTGTAATGGTAGGTTATGATATTATAGGTCCTCTTAGTGCTTTTGTAGGCCCTGTATTTTCTACCAACCTTTCTAAAGGAAAAACCTTTGATGGCTTTAAAGAAGAAGGTGCTAAGGATTTTTCAGTAGGATATCAGTTTGGAGCTAATGTAAATATTTCTAAATTGGTAATTAATGCTCGCTATGAAGGATCTTTTTCTAAAGACCAAAGAAAGTTTATCAATAACTTTACAGAAGTAAATTATGATAATAGGCCAAGCTTCTTTATTGTAGGTTTAGGATATAATTTCTAA
- a CDS encoding exopolysaccharide biosynthesis polyprenyl glycosylphosphotransferase, with the protein MQKLRYSVYLKSIYALMDCCIIIGVFVLFSWREGAFILPNTEDSLLYLGLFIILWMLIGAKTEIYDIPRNLTFTKLIERVISQLFIFLSVTYVLIKLGRYAYFVEDYLWILTSISVLILLSKSGIFLFLKLYRKQGLNQRNYMVLSENESITLLKDIINRREDYGYRYFEYQGSNNIDDIISYWKEKEIHTLFLPINHLYEKEEYNKILEKAYENKVEVALVPNNIYDQHFKYQFEYFDIQPVLTVQKLPLQKASNYLIKRIFDILVSVCVLVFVGSWLFPLLAFIIKRDSKGSVFFKQKRYGYLNREFDCYKFRTMRPNAEANSNTTKENDPRITKIGAFLRKTSLDELPQFINVLKGEMSVVGPRPHMLSVDDYYKQHIYKYSLRSKVKPGITGLAQIKGLRGDQDGEYLTMRKRIKADAFYVKNWSFSMDLVIVVKTFFLLVFGDKKAY; encoded by the coding sequence ATGCAAAAACTCCGATATTCTGTCTACCTGAAAAGTATATATGCCTTGATGGATTGTTGTATCATCATCGGTGTATTTGTACTTTTCAGTTGGAGAGAGGGGGCATTTATACTACCGAATACCGAAGATTCTTTACTCTATCTAGGGCTTTTCATAATATTATGGATGCTTATCGGTGCCAAGACAGAGATTTATGATATTCCTAGAAACCTCACCTTTACAAAATTAATAGAGCGAGTAATTTCACAACTTTTTATATTTCTAAGCGTTACCTATGTTTTGATAAAACTGGGGAGATACGCCTATTTTGTGGAAGATTATTTGTGGATTTTAACCTCAATAAGTGTGTTGATATTGCTGTCAAAGAGCGGTATATTTCTATTTTTGAAACTTTATCGAAAGCAAGGCCTTAACCAGAGAAATTATATGGTTTTATCTGAAAATGAGTCTATTACCTTGTTAAAAGATATTATCAACCGTCGAGAAGATTATGGATATCGATATTTTGAATATCAAGGATCAAATAATATCGACGATATAATTAGTTATTGGAAGGAAAAAGAGATACATACCCTATTTTTGCCTATCAATCATTTATATGAGAAGGAAGAATATAATAAAATTCTTGAAAAGGCTTATGAGAATAAAGTTGAGGTAGCTCTAGTTCCCAATAATATTTATGACCAACATTTTAAATATCAATTTGAGTATTTTGATATTCAACCGGTATTAACTGTTCAAAAGTTACCATTGCAAAAAGCTTCTAATTATTTGATTAAAAGGATTTTTGATATTTTAGTTTCGGTTTGCGTATTGGTTTTCGTAGGAAGTTGGCTTTTCCCATTGTTGGCATTTATCATTAAAAGAGATAGCAAAGGGTCTGTATTTTTCAAACAAAAAAGATATGGGTACTTAAACCGAGAATTTGATTGCTACAAATTCAGAACCATGAGGCCTAATGCTGAAGCGAATAGCAATACCACCAAGGAAAACGACCCTAGGATTACCAAAATAGGGGCATTTTTAAGAAAAACAAGTTTGGATGAACTTCCGCAGTTTATTAATGTCCTGAAAGGGGAAATGTCCGTGGTAGGCCCAAGACCTCATATGCTTTCGGTAGATGACTATTACAAGCAACACATATATAAGTATAGCCTGAGGAGCAAAGTAAAGCCAGGGATAACAGGGTTAGCACAGATTAAAGGCCTTAGAGGAGACCAAGATGGAGAATATTTAACCATGAGGAAAAGAATAAAGGCAGATGCTTTTTATGTGAAGAACTGGTCTTTTTCAATGGATTTAGTAATCGTAGTTAAGACGTTTTTTCTACTGGTCTTTGGGGATAAAAAAGCATATTAG
- the ccoG gene encoding cytochrome c oxidase accessory protein CcoG — MADEKKKSDFEKAYVAEAETFRDSIGTMDNTGTRKWVFPKKPKGKYTNYRRLVSIALLIIFIVIPFLKFHGNPILKFNILDREFFIFGQPFYPQDFFILTIGAITGLIFIILFTMVFGRIFCGWICPQTIFMEFVFRKIEYWIEGDRNKQIRLDAQPWNAEKIRKKGLKWFVFVLISLFVSHLMFAYVVGYERVLEIMKEGPVKNYDNFLVMILFTAAFYFVFAWFREQVCTLVCPYGRLQGVLIDEKTINVFYDFKRGENRAKWKKGEDRKAAGKGDCIDCNQCVVVCPTGIDIRNGQQLECINCTACIDACDEVMEKVGFPKGLIRYASEDEIKKQEPFKFTARMKASAIILIALVIGTTFLMLNRSSVEGKFIKPAGSTYFEKNERIYNSYNYTLLNKSNKNRIVTFKIISPIHGEIEVIGEQNKINMKRDISTKGTINVSFPSKEVNLSKQNIKIGVFDEKGELIDAYETYFEGPFKMSL, encoded by the coding sequence ATGGCGGACGAAAAGAAAAAGTCAGACTTCGAAAAAGCTTATGTAGCAGAAGCCGAAACTTTTAGAGATTCCATTGGTACAATGGACAACACGGGAACTCGTAAATGGGTTTTCCCTAAAAAACCAAAAGGAAAATACACTAATTACCGAAGACTTGTTAGCATTGCCTTGCTCATCATCTTCATTGTAATTCCTTTTTTAAAATTTCATGGTAATCCGATTCTAAAATTCAATATTTTAGATCGTGAATTCTTTATCTTTGGGCAACCTTTCTATCCCCAAGATTTCTTTATTTTAACCATTGGTGCTATCACTGGACTTATTTTTATCATTCTCTTTACCATGGTATTCGGTAGGATATTCTGTGGTTGGATTTGCCCTCAAACCATTTTCATGGAATTTGTTTTCAGAAAAATAGAATACTGGATTGAAGGTGACAGAAACAAACAAATACGTCTTGATGCACAGCCTTGGAATGCTGAGAAAATCAGAAAAAAAGGGTTAAAATGGTTTGTATTTGTCCTTATTTCCCTTTTCGTTTCTCACCTCATGTTTGCCTACGTAGTAGGTTATGAACGAGTACTTGAAATCATGAAAGAAGGTCCTGTAAAAAATTATGATAACTTCCTTGTTATGATACTTTTTACAGCAGCTTTTTACTTTGTATTTGCTTGGTTCAGAGAACAAGTTTGCACTCTTGTTTGCCCTTACGGTAGATTACAAGGGGTATTAATTGACGAAAAAACCATTAACGTATTTTACGACTTCAAAAGAGGAGAAAATCGTGCAAAATGGAAAAAAGGAGAGGACAGAAAAGCAGCAGGTAAAGGCGATTGTATCGATTGTAACCAATGTGTAGTTGTTTGCCCTACTGGTATTGATATCCGTAATGGTCAACAGCTAGAGTGTATCAACTGTACTGCTTGTATTGATGCTTGTGATGAAGTAATGGAAAAAGTTGGTTTCCCTAAAGGACTTATCCGTTATGCTTCTGAAGATGAAATCAAAAAACAAGAGCCTTTCAAATTTACTGCAAGGATGAAGGCCTCAGCAATAATTCTTATTGCTCTTGTTATTGGTACTACTTTCTTAATGCTCAACAGATCTTCTGTAGAAGGTAAATTTATCAAGCCTGCAGGATCTACTTATTTTGAGAAAAATGAGAGAATTTATAACTCTTACAACTATACTCTTCTCAATAAAAGTAATAAAAACCGAATCGTTACTTTCAAAATTATTTCACCTATACATGGAGAGATTGAAGTAATTGGTGAACAAAATAAAATCAACATGAAACGTGATATTTCTACCAAAGGAACCATCAACGTTTCCTTCCCTTCTAAGGAAGTTAACCTTTCTAAACAAAATATTAAGATTGGTGTTTTTGATGAAAAAGGAGAACTCATCGATGCTTATGAAACTTACTTTGAAGGACCATTTAAAATGTCATTATAA
- a CDS encoding FixH family protein has product MKAKFTWGHGVVAALACFIGFILFLIFIYSRGYQNAEMVSDNYYEEEINFQKVIDAKNAAQKLKEKPVYTQDKRGITIQFPKEFNNQNSKFKFYLYRTDDANLDIRKEVSLDQDNSIFIPASAGIFKPGSYTLKLNWERGDKEKYQIDYNLIWN; this is encoded by the coding sequence ATGAAAGCTAAATTCACTTGGGGACACGGAGTAGTAGCTGCCCTTGCTTGCTTTATCGGGTTTATTCTATTTTTGATTTTCATCTACTCACGAGGATATCAAAATGCGGAAATGGTTTCCGATAACTATTATGAGGAAGAAATTAACTTCCAAAAAGTTATCGATGCTAAAAATGCAGCTCAAAAGCTAAAAGAAAAACCTGTATATACTCAAGATAAAAGAGGAATTACCATTCAATTCCCTAAGGAATTTAACAATCAGAACTCAAAGTTCAAATTCTATCTTTATAGAACGGATGATGCCAATTTAGACATCAGGAAAGAAGTTAGCTTGGATCAAGATAATAGTATCTTTATCCCTGCAAGTGCTGGTATCTTTAAACCTGGCTCCTATACCCTAAAACTTAATTGGGAAAGAGGAGACAAAGAAAAATATCAAATCGATTATAACCTGATATGGAACTAA
- a CDS encoding DUF4251 domain-containing protein, whose product MKKIFYITTALFLGSFITQSCTSSQVAVPVTQSYEELNTSLQNKEFAFVATKAYPTDLSSLNAMNRLKPAGAVFRLLDLDYGYGFKLRGRELKADLPFFGRMYQTSMSPDLNGIKFDSKQAWVEITTTKKKTVISIKPTDISRIDKMYLEVYPNGRAYLSIDSNDRQPISFDGYITKIPESRK is encoded by the coding sequence ATGAAAAAGATTTTTTACATAACCACGGCTCTTTTTTTAGGGAGTTTTATCACCCAGTCTTGCACGAGTAGTCAAGTAGCGGTGCCTGTTACCCAAAGTTATGAGGAGCTTAACACCTCACTTCAGAATAAAGAATTTGCCTTTGTTGCTACTAAGGCATATCCTACAGATTTATCGAGTTTAAATGCGATGAATAGACTAAAACCAGCTGGAGCTGTTTTTAGATTGTTAGATTTAGATTATGGATATGGATTTAAGCTAAGAGGGAGAGAATTAAAGGCAGATTTACCTTTTTTTGGGAGAATGTATCAGACGTCGATGAGTCCGGATTTAAATGGGATTAAATTCGATTCTAAGCAAGCTTGGGTAGAGATAACTACTACGAAAAAGAAAACAGTGATAAGCATTAAGCCCACAGATATTTCTAGAATTGATAAAATGTATCTTGAAGTTTACCCTAATGGAAGAGCTTATCTTTCTATAGATTCTAACGATAGGCAGCCGATTAGTTTTGATGGATATATTACCAAAATCCCAGAGTCTAGGAAGTAA
- a CDS encoding ABC transporter permease: MRKLLHAMGEYFMLMVDAIRTPQKRAVFWRLFMREVNDLAINSFGLVVFASIFVGAVVAIQMYNNFQSSSIPIPIEFVGFATKAVLVLEFSPTIISLILAGKVGSYIASSIGTMRVTEQIDAMDIMGVNSANLLILPKILACVIFNPLLIAISFVVGIMGGYFAGMVTDNWTVTQFTIGIQRYMPNLFFYYCFIKTLVFAFLIASIPAYFGYTVKGGSLEVGRASTQAVVWTMVFIIISELILTQIILS, encoded by the coding sequence ATGAGAAAACTATTACATGCCATGGGTGAGTACTTCATGCTCATGGTAGATGCAATAAGAACTCCCCAAAAAAGAGCTGTCTTTTGGAGGCTTTTTATGCGGGAAGTTAATGATCTAGCGATTAATTCATTTGGGTTAGTGGTTTTTGCTTCCATATTTGTAGGAGCAGTTGTTGCTATACAGATGTACAATAACTTTCAATCTTCTTCCATTCCTATTCCTATAGAATTTGTAGGTTTTGCGACAAAAGCTGTCTTGGTTTTAGAGTTTAGCCCTACTATTATCAGTCTTATTTTGGCAGGTAAGGTGGGTTCTTATATAGCCTCGAGTATAGGGACCATGAGGGTGACAGAGCAAATAGATGCTATGGATATTATGGGAGTAAATTCAGCTAATCTATTGATATTACCTAAAATCCTAGCGTGCGTAATCTTTAATCCTTTACTTATAGCGATTAGTTTTGTAGTGGGGATTATGGGAGGATATTTTGCAGGTATGGTTACGGATAATTGGACAGTTACTCAATTTACCATAGGGATACAGAGGTATATGCCTAACTTGTTCTTCTACTATTGCTTTATCAAGACGCTAGTATTTGCTTTTTTAATAGCTTCCATCCCTGCTTATTTTGGATATACAGTAAAAGGAGGTTCTTTAGAAGTGGGTAGAGCTAGTACCCAAGCGGTGGTGTGGACAATGGTGTTCATCATTATTTCAGAGTTGATATTAACCCAAATTATCCTAAGCTAA
- a CDS encoding cbb3-type cytochrome c oxidase N-terminal domain-containing protein, with product MKPRTPVIVNLIVVFVLLIIGYDMFVQNSSFLSSIYFWATVVIATIMVFIAHGIGDLIESDRFLKLSEEEKAQYIAEKKKPFYKRLWESAFKKQSNAEEEDMIIDHGFDGITELDNSLPKWWLGLFYFGCVFCVVYISAYAFTDFAHPLKEYDKEYKAQLASIEEYEKTAPKITVETAKYDPSNIEEGKALFLANCATCHGDNGKGGIGPNLTDDYWINQKEKDVFHNIFWMLENGSPNNPAMRAFIKEGTISGKDGEKIAAFVFHLNQELPPVTQAQGGAAPQGEVAPWVKGTPRK from the coding sequence ATGAAACCAAGAACTCCAGTTATTGTAAACCTGATAGTGGTATTCGTACTTTTAATTATCGGTTACGATATGTTTGTACAGAACTCCTCTTTCTTAAGCTCAATTTATTTTTGGGCTACCGTAGTTATAGCTACCATCATGGTATTTATTGCTCATGGAATCGGAGACCTTATAGAGAGTGATCGCTTTCTAAAACTATCCGAAGAAGAAAAAGCTCAGTACATCGCAGAAAAAAAGAAACCTTTCTACAAAAGACTTTGGGAGTCTGCATTCAAAAAACAATCTAATGCAGAGGAAGAAGATATGATCATCGACCACGGGTTTGATGGAATTACGGAATTAGACAATTCATTACCTAAATGGTGGCTAGGATTATTCTATTTCGGATGTGTATTCTGTGTAGTATATATTTCAGCTTATGCTTTTACAGACTTTGCTCACCCATTAAAAGAATATGACAAAGAGTACAAAGCTCAACTTGCATCTATTGAAGAATATGAAAAAACTGCTCCTAAAATTACAGTAGAAACAGCAAAATATGATCCTTCTAACATCGAAGAAGGTAAAGCCCTTTTCCTTGCTAACTGTGCAACTTGCCACGGGGATAACGGAAAAGGAGGTATTGGACCTAACCTTACCGATGATTATTGGATTAACCAAAAAGAAAAAGACGTTTTCCACAATATATTTTGGATGCTAGAAAACGGTTCACCTAACAACCCTGCCATGAGAGCCTTTATTAAAGAAGGAACTATTAGTGGTAAGGATGGTGAAAAAATTGCAGCTTTTGTATTTCACTTAAATCAAGAGCTTCCTCCTGTAACACAAGCTCAGGGTGGAGCAGCGCCTCAGGGTGAAGTTGCTCCTTGGGTAAAAGGAACACCTAGAAAATAA
- a CDS encoding cbb3-type cytochrome c oxidase subunit 3, producing MVPQNFKDIIGSGENNPLYQIIALILFMIFFIGLVIVIFRKPKKYYDEEANAPLEDKEEQDSWTH from the coding sequence ATGGTTCCACAAAATTTTAAAGATATCATAGGCAGTGGCGAGAACAACCCATTGTATCAAATCATTGCCTTGATACTTTTTATGATTTTCTTTATAGGACTTGTCATTGTCATCTTTAGAAAACCTAAAAAGTATTATGACGAAGAAGCAAATGCACCTCTAGAAGACAAAGAGGAACAAGACTCCTGGACCCATTAA
- a CDS encoding M48 family metallopeptidase, whose product MKLLNLLTGIAVSAFLTSCVTNPLTGRTSIQTQDNNEINTLSFKEYNSTLAKSKVIKGTADANRVKSIGNRIANAAKQYYKSIGREQDLANYQWEFNLLDDKQLNAWCMPGGKVAVFTGILPITKDDNGLAVVMGHEISHALAGHGNERMSQAQLAQGIGAVIGGSIKGGNASKIFNQLYPVGAQVGLLSYGRKQESEADKMGLYLMAMAGFDPRTAPSFWERMNAAAGPSNTPAFLSTHPSPSNRKAELQALMPEALKYYRAAGGR is encoded by the coding sequence ATGAAACTATTAAATCTATTAACAGGTATTGCTGTAAGTGCCTTTCTTACAAGTTGCGTGACCAATCCTCTAACAGGTAGGACATCTATCCAAACACAAGATAATAACGAAATTAATACGCTCTCTTTTAAAGAGTACAATTCAACACTTGCCAAATCTAAAGTCATAAAAGGTACAGCTGATGCTAACCGAGTAAAAAGTATTGGTAACAGAATTGCAAATGCGGCCAAACAATATTATAAAAGTATTGGGAGAGAACAAGATTTAGCAAACTACCAATGGGAATTTAACCTACTAGATGATAAACAGCTCAATGCTTGGTGTATGCCTGGTGGTAAAGTTGCTGTATTTACCGGAATCCTTCCCATTACAAAAGATGATAATGGACTTGCAGTTGTTATGGGACACGAGATTTCCCACGCCCTTGCGGGACATGGAAATGAAAGAATGTCTCAAGCCCAATTAGCACAAGGTATTGGTGCAGTAATCGGAGGGTCTATTAAAGGGGGAAATGCCTCAAAAATCTTTAACCAACTTTATCCTGTGGGAGCGCAAGTAGGACTTTTATCTTATGGCAGAAAACAAGAATCTGAAGCCGATAAAATGGGGCTTTACCTTATGGCAATGGCAGGATTTGATCCTCGTACAGCTCCTTCGTTTTGGGAAAGGATGAACGCCGCAGCAGGCCCTTCTAACACCCCAGCATTCTTATCTACTCACCCTAGCCCAAGCAATCGTAAAGCTGAATTACAAGCATTAATGCCTGAAGCTTTAAAATACTATCGCGCTGCAGGAGGAAGATAA
- a CDS encoding ABC transporter ATP-binding protein → MIEIKDLKKSFDGNEVLKGITTTFDDGKINLVIGQSGSGKTVFLKCLLGVYEATSGDICFDNRSFIQMGKEDRQNLRSEIGTVFQGSALFDSMTVEENIMFPLDMFTNMTYTEKKKTVEKVIGQVNLQNANKKFPSEISGGMQKRVAIARAIVNNPKYLFCDEPNSGLDPSTSIVIDQLLKEITQEYKTTTIINTHDMNSVMTIGEKIVYLRNGLKEWEGSMHNILTAENEYLINFVYSSALFKELRKTLLEKRQQL, encoded by the coding sequence ATGATTGAGATTAAAGATTTAAAGAAAAGCTTCGATGGAAATGAAGTATTGAAGGGGATTACCACCACTTTTGATGATGGTAAAATCAATCTTGTTATAGGGCAAAGTGGTTCAGGTAAAACAGTTTTTCTGAAATGTTTATTGGGGGTTTATGAAGCGACCAGTGGAGATATATGTTTTGATAACAGATCTTTCATACAAATGGGGAAAGAAGATCGTCAGAATTTAAGATCCGAAATTGGAACAGTCTTTCAAGGGAGTGCATTGTTTGACTCTATGACCGTGGAAGAAAACATTATGTTCCCTCTGGATATGTTTACCAATATGACCTATACTGAAAAGAAAAAAACAGTAGAAAAGGTTATAGGCCAAGTAAACTTGCAGAATGCTAATAAAAAATTTCCATCAGAAATTTCAGGGGGTATGCAAAAAAGGGTAGCTATTGCTAGGGCAATTGTAAATAATCCTAAGTATCTTTTTTGTGATGAACCTAACTCTGGTTTGGATCCTTCTACCTCAATAGTAATTGACCAATTATTAAAAGAAATTACCCAAGAGTATAAGACAACCACAATCATCAATACCCATGATATGAATTCGGTAATGACTATTGGCGAGAAAATTGTATACCTAAGAAATGGCCTTAAAGAATGGGAAGGAAGTATGCATAATATATTGACTGCTGAGAATGAATATCTTATAAACTTTGTATATTCATCAGCCTTATTTAAGGAACTAAGAAAGACTTTATTGGAAAAACGACAACAGTTGTAG
- a CDS encoding sulfite exporter TauE/SafE family protein: MELTLVLSALGLGFASGFHCIGMCGPIALSMGLTRKQQTNYYLQNITYQLGRIITYSILGAILGIVGQGFQMVGLQRVLTIAVGVLLIVMALFSFGGKDFASKIPFIGKALIKVKVNLGQLLQKSDYKSRFTTGVLNGLLPCGMVYMALTASLASGGIWQSALFMALFGLGTFPFMFAVVLIGNVVNQKFRSQVLKVIPVMMIILGGLFILRGMELGIPYISPQKASLELSSPPKNGNMEGMNHHSCH; this comes from the coding sequence ATGGAACTAACATTAGTACTTTCAGCTTTAGGTTTAGGCTTTGCTTCTGGATTCCACTGTATCGGTATGTGTGGTCCTATTGCTTTATCTATGGGACTTACCAGAAAGCAACAAACCAACTATTACCTTCAGAATATCACCTATCAATTAGGGAGGATTATCACTTATTCCATCCTTGGAGCTATTTTAGGTATCGTAGGACAAGGATTTCAGATGGTAGGCTTACAAAGAGTATTAACAATTGCTGTGGGAGTGCTTCTTATCGTGATGGCTTTATTTTCCTTCGGGGGAAAAGATTTTGCTAGCAAAATCCCATTCATAGGAAAAGCTTTGATAAAAGTAAAAGTGAACTTGGGGCAACTTCTTCAAAAATCAGATTACAAATCTAGATTTACAACAGGGGTCTTAAATGGTTTACTACCTTGCGGAATGGTATATATGGCATTAACAGCATCCTTAGCTTCTGGAGGCATATGGCAGAGTGCATTATTTATGGCTCTATTTGGATTAGGAACTTTCCCTTTTATGTTTGCAGTTGTCCTTATTGGAAATGTAGTTAACCAAAAATTCAGAAGCCAAGTATTAAAAGTAATTCCAGTAATGATGATTATTCTAGGAGGCTTATTTATATTAAGAGGTATGGAATTAGGAATTCCTTATATTTCTCCTCAAAAAGCATCCCTAGAACTTTCTTCTCCTCCTAAAAACGGAAATATGGAAGGAATGAATCATCATTCTTGTCACTAA